The sequence below is a genomic window from Pecten maximus chromosome 14, xPecMax1.1, whole genome shotgun sequence.
ACAAAGAATAACACAATaatcataattcaaactcaaaatcgattcAAACGATATCAAAAATCGATAAATAGATCTGTATGGAGACTGAAAATGCAGAAGGAGAGTAAGATCAGGTGGTCTAGGAGAGTAAGATCGGGTGGTCCAGGAGAGTAAGCTCAGGTGGTCAATGAAAATAGGATCAGGTGGTCAAGGAGAGTAAGATCAGGTGGTCCAGGAGAGTAAGCTCAGGTGGTCCAGGAGATTAAGATTAGGTGGTCAATGAAAATAGGATCAGGTGGTCCAGGAGAGTAAGATAAGATGGTCAAGGAGAGTAAGATCAGGTGGTCAATGAAAATAGGATCAGGTGGTCCAGGAGAGTAAGATCGGGTGGTCAAGGAGTTTAATATAAGGTGGTTGAGGAGATTAAGATCAGGTGGTCTAGGAAATTAAGATCACGGGTCCAGGAGAGTAAGATCGGGTAGTCAATGAGAGTAAGATCAGGTGGTCAAGGAGAATAAAAGCAGGTGGTCAAGGAGAGTAAGATCGGGTGGTCAAGGAGAGTAAGATCAGGTGGTCAAGGAGAGTAAGATCGGTTGGTCAATGAGAGCAAGATCAGGTGGTTAAGGAGAGTAAAATCAGGTGGTCAAGGAGAGTAAGATCGGGTGGTCAAGGGGAGTAAGATCAGGTGGTCCAGGAGAGTAAGATCAGGTGGTCCAGGAGAGTAAGATAAGATGGTCAAGGAGAGTAAGATCAGGTGGTCAATGAAAATAGGATCAGGTGGTTCAGGAGAGTAAGATCGGGTGGTCAAGGAGTTTAATATAAGGTGGTTGAGGAGATTAAGATCAGGTGGTCTAGGAAATTAAGATCACGGGTCCAGGAGAGTAAGATCGGGTAGTCAATGAGAGTAAGATCAGGTGGTCAAGGAGAATAAAAGCAGGTGGTCAAGGAGAGTAAGATCGGGTGGTCAAGGAGAGTAAGATCAGGTGGTCAAGGAGAGTAAGATCGGGTGGTCAATGAGAGCAAGATCAGGTGGTTAAGGAGAGTAAAATCAGGTGGTCAAGGAGAGTAAGATCGGGTGGTCCAGGAGAGTAAGATCAGGTGGTCCAGGAAAGTAAGATCGGGTGGTCAAGGAGAGTAAGATCGGGTGGTCAAGGAAAGTAAGATCAGGTGGTCCAGGAGAGTAAGATCAGGTGGTCAGTGAGAGTAAGATCAGGTGGTCAAGGAGAGTAAGATCGGGTGGTCAAGGAGAGTAAGATCAGGTGGTCCTGGAGAGTAAGATCGGGTGGTCAATGAGAGTAAGATCAGGTGGTCAAGGAGAGTAAGATCGGGTGGTCAATGAGAGTAAGATCAGGTGGTCCAGGAGAGTAAGATCGGGTGGTCAATGAGAGTAAGATCAGGTGGTCCAGGAGAGTAAGATCGGGTGGTCAATGAGAGTAAGATCAGGTGGTCCAGGAGAGTAAGATCAGGTGGTCCAGGAGAGTAAGATCAGGTGGTCCTGGAGAGTAAGATCAGGTGGACCAGGAGAGTAAGATCGGGTGGTCAAGGAGAGTAAGATCAGGTGGTCAAGGAGATTAAGATCAGGTGGTCAAGGAGATTAAGATCAGGTGGTCCTGGAGAGTAAGATCAGGAGTTTTAGGAGAATAAAGTGAAAATTtgcaaacaaaagaaaaaaaaacaaaaaaacaaaaaacaaaaacaaaaaacaaaacatatctatatgtttttaaaatactgaaataatagATCGAATTATGAAAGAAAACcgtatattaatacagttttttttctgtttttctttctCTGGCACAAGTCGGTGATGTTATAGCGAGGTAGTCCGGATAGATACTCGATTTTAAATCGAATTGAATCTGAataaatgttgtaattttgAGTGATAGATGCATTATACCAGAATATAGCTCTAGGTCatgattttgtaataaaaaGATTGTTAAAGAACACTCTGAACCGATACCAATATTTATCAGAGATTCAACGCAGTCAGAAtcaacttaaaaataaaatatagatttactTATTTACGTAAACTTTTATAGGTCATCCTCGTTGGATCGGATAAAAGCACGCGAGTGGTTTTAATGTGGACGGAGaatcgtaaaaaaaaaacaatgtggcCGGGCCGGTGTTACGTCCACCTGGCCGCGGAAGCCTCTTGACCATCATTGTAATGATAAACCATGGTTTTGCAGAAAAAATAGCAATTAGCGAGCTTAGGTAAACTAAACAAGATAAATGGACCATGTTTTAGGCACATTGACTGTATTGAGTTTAGATACACCCCCTACTTTTCGAGTAAGCAACTCGAGCAGTATGCGTGGTGACTTAGCATGTTAAAGTTATATCAAAGTCTGGCCGGGTATTTCTGGAGTATTTACCGACTCTCCCTGGGAGGTAAAACAAACACCATGTCAGAATTATACACGCATATTGTCCTCTCGTCTCTGTcttgtaaacaatatatacatttgtatatatatatatgtaaaccaTGTAAGCCTAACAATGTAAAGCGTCTGAAGATTTAATGAAAGTGCTAATGTTTCACAGATTATATGATATAAGTAGTTTCCACATACATTTAGATATCTTTAATGATGAATCATACCGTATGAAGTCGTAACTAGCATTATAAACTAATAACGAAGGACATCAGCGCTGTCTCAAACATCATTGTAATTTTCAACTTGGTTTATGCATAAACCGTACCGACAAAGGTTTTCCTGACAACTAAACAAATCATTTCTTTCTACAATTATTAATTGCACTGGCACGTTTAATTAAACACAAATTTCTGATTAAATCAACCAGTTTAATCTGACACTACGTACCACTCAATATACTGGTGGTGTTAACCTACCTAATCTGTTACTATGTAACACTCGACATACTGGTGATACCAACCTGTCTAGTCCGACACCACGTGACACTCAATATACTGGTGGTGTTAAcctacctaatatgttactaTGTAACATTCGACATACTGGTGATACCAACCTGTCTAGTCCGACACCACGTGACACTCAATATACTGGTGATGCTCATCTACCAAATATGTTACCTTTTAACACTCAACAAACTAATGGTGGAAAATGTCTAATCTGACACAATGTGACACGCAAAATAATGATGACATTTACCTGTAGTACCCGACTTCTTGGATAACACAGGTTAGTTATATCACCCTGTACATACACccaataatgtaaacaatatcatCATGCAAATAATAAATTTGAATGACAGGATttcatacaaacaaacaataattagttattttatatattgtcctGTTTAGGGGTTCAAAATTCGCACACGCGAAATAATCCAGATGGAAATACTAAGAAGTTGGCAACTATGTAAATATTAGCCCCTTAGCTACTGTGCTGTACTCTACAGAACATGTATTTATACTACCCCAATGTAAGCGGGTATACCCAAACAAAAAGGTAACTGCACTTGTCCCGACGCACGTTTTCACTCAATAAACCCACTTACGTATCTGTGTAGGAGGCCTGTGTAGTAATCATACCACGATATTACCTGTGTAGTAATCATACCACGATATTACCTGTGTAGTAATCATACCACGCTATTACCTGTGTAGTAATCATACCACGATATTACCTGTGTAGTAATCATACCACGCTATTACCTGTGTAGTAATCATACCACGATATTACCTGTGTAGTAATCATACCACGATATTACCTGGGTAGTAATCATACCACGATATTACCTGTGTAGTAATCATACCACGATATTACCTGTGTAGCAATCATACCACGATATTACCTGTGTAGTAATCATACCACGCTATTACCTGTGTAGTAATCATACCACGCTATTACCTGTGTAGTAATCATACCACGTTATTACCTGTGTAGTAATCATACCACGATATTACCTGTGTAGTAATCATACCACGCTATTACCTGTGTAGTAATCATACCACGATATTACCTGTGTAGTAATCATACCACGTTATTACCTGTGTAGTAATCATACCACGATATTACCTGTGTAGTAATCATACCACGATATTACCTGTGTAGTAATCATACCACGATATTACCTGAGAAGTTTCAGGTGAGAATGCGCTTGATCATGATGTCATTTTCTAAGAACTTCACTACAAATTCACGGATAATATCATCGTCTCCGTGATATAAAAGTTTACTGTTTACTGCTTTATTCGCGGTGTGATTATGAAGCATGTCTTAAACATTTGGGGAAATTACATCGACTAAGACAGTGATTTAATTATAATCTCAAACAGTCACGATAACATCCGgatctacatctgtatataacgtCAAAATCGgtattaaatgaataaaaatccAAATTAAACTGAAATTTCACTGTATAACATCGTAATAAAATTAATATGACCTTGTTTGAACGTACGAATTCCAGTAGGGTGGAACAACAACAGACGTTTTACTTGAGCTATTTGAATGTTCTTATTTGCATTATCAATATACTAATTGTAGGTAAAATATGATCATATCATGGTTGAATTTAAGAATATTTTACGGTCGGATTAAAGTTGTCCTAATAGGACTTACTGTTTGTTCACAGGTAAAACGTAATGTTTATGTCGGCTTTAAACTATGAGTCATACTGGGTTACTATTAATACCAATTTGATATCTTATAACTACACGCGTACTCTTATACCTATCGTATATGAATATGTCACCGTCGACACCATAACCAGACACAAAACACCGACAGAGTGTAAGGTCCATACAACCTCACAcggatgttgtttacatacattctatatctTATACGTTATGGCACTGTGCTGTCTATATTAAATGTTCTGGGAGGTAAACATTAAGCGTGATTACCCCAGAGAGGTGATTAATTATTATTGTTACGATTTTTGCTAGTTTAACTTTTTCAGCGAGGTAGTTGTTAAGCGTTGTTTTAGCTACTCATTCCTTAGATCCATAGTACCACTGGTAGAAACGAAATCGTAATTATAACTAAAGATCggtaataccgacataatatcAAAACCCTTATTATTACTCAAAGTCAATAACATTAGAGCAGAAGACGAACAAACTATTGATTTGAGTCGTGAGACTCGTTTCAACAACAGTGAAAATAATACCAGATGTCCCTAAAGAGTAAACGCCCCGATTCTTCCTCTGTGTTAAGTCATATCAACCACTACTGTGAACATATCAACACACATCACATATGACATCAAATTTGTCAATGTCGATCAGGTATTGAAATACCTTACAATATCAGGCATTTTTCAATGTTAACTCCAACATTCACGGATTTGTAGCGGCTacagatatgttatatatatatagttgccTTTACCCATGAACCTTCATAAATGGTATGGGTACACAATGAGATCTTATATTCACTCAATAGTAGATGTTTAGATTTATGAAGCAATACCTGAATATTCTTTGTAATCGTAATTAATAATATGTTTTACTCCATTATATCTGCCATTGAGGAATACATTCTAATACTTTTCCTTACATAATAAGTAATAGTATgaagtgttttgttttatcttgGGTGTTCAACACTCGCAATAACCAGACTTATATAAGGAGGCTAGTCAAGGGGACACCCACCGAGAAAAACAATGTCCAGAAGAACAGCTGGGAGGAAAATGTATAATGGGAGCAGAGGATCTATTTTGGTTTGTTCAATGTCCCCTAAAGAGCAACCACAAAGGAAATAATCAGAACACAAAGGAGAAACGATCCCTGAACCTGCATGGGCCCCTCGATTTGTCGCCTGTTACGCCATGCAGTTAGATATGGCAGGCGTTTAGTTATCGAAATTGAACTGGTATATTTGTACATTGATGTCAGTAACTGGATGAAAACATGTGATACTGTAATACACCGAGAGGTtctttgtattgatatttaatctAACCTTTCACCCAACTCGAGTTATaaatacacttacatgtatattgtaagtTCAGGTACACAATGTATAGCATTTCCAAATAAGTAAacatcatttgtatatatattaacatagttttatatgtttcatatatgtttaaataactTGATATGTTACTTTTCCAAACTGTTTGCGAAACAGTGGCAATAAACTAAAAATGACATGACTTTTTTTAGTGCTAGTCTGTAACTGGCTGAACGTGACTGTGTTATAAGTGGCGACCTTGAAGTAgactgtagtttatatactgtgtgttattTGTAGAGACGCGTGGCGATATCGAACTGGGTCACACGAGACCAGATGTAAACATTGAAAACTAGACCATAACAATGTCATTTAACGTGATTTAAGAAGACTGGACATATTTGTGATTTCTGCTGATTTTAATTTGGAACAGCCATTTTCCAATCGTATCTAGATCTGTATTCATAGGGGGAAAACTGCAGGCAGGATTTCCAAGGATCTGTGACGTCAGTGTGTTGGCCAGGTTTGAGTACAGAAAAACACACACGGGGTATCAACATAGCGTCAACCTGGTCCATATATTTGCTCGTGAGTATGGTTAAATGACttcattatatcaatatatatgtctctgaatTAATCCTTATCGAAATATTATAGATCTTAAGTTTTCGAATATTTTGTaagttttagaaaaaaacaaatatgtttaaattgaGAAACCGAAAGTAATACGAATGTTAACCTCTCTATCTATAGTTGTCGACAAACTGTCATTTTACTACATGAATGCTTATGATTTGTTATCGTTTAGTCAACAAGAAAGAAAacgtgatataacatacctgtataatctTTGTAAACCCAATAATCAATTTATATCCTAATTAATGTTTTTCGTATGTGAGGgtgtgtctttttttttttaatctttgtaAATCCAACAATCAATTGATATCCTAATTAATGTTTTTCGTGTGTGaggttttttcttcttcttaacAATTGGgacattttgataaattgtGCTATATATATGCATTTCGAACTTTTTAAACTTCCTGCttatgaaatatcaatatttatttttcaagtttgaCCAAAACGATGCCGTGTACGTTCCGATGATTACAACAATGGCACATCAACCACGTAAATATGCTAATGTAGCACCCAAACTACCTGGAAGAGAGCGAAAACCTTCAGCTTGTGAATCTTGTAAATGTACTAACTGTAATGATTACGAATCCTGTAACAGTTGTTCTGTGGTAAACGATGGTTACCTTAGAACAGTCCACGACGAAAAACCACCAGTTCCATGTCGACAAAGGAGATTCACAGACGATTTTTCTCCAGAGGTATGTTTTAGGGAATCTATGATACaagaggatacaccaaaacacgACACTAAACGAATGAAGGAGCTTGATATTCAACTACCATTGCCAAATATACCTATTGATTTTCAAAAGCCTGAGCCATTTCAGCATAAGGTCCGGAAACCTTCTGACACCCTTCCCATTCCTAATGCAACAGCAACACCCCAGCCCCCGCTACACACACAAAGGGCTGATGTGGAACCCGAACATGTCACAACGAACAAAGTGGAACAGGGTCGGCTGGCACAGGTGGATATAACATTACCTAGAAGAAAAAGTGAGTCTAGAAAAAGAAGAACACGCCAACCTAGGAAAGTACATGTATGGATGAAATTTGGGACCATCGTTTCTATAGTTTTACTTATCGGATTGTCATATATGATCTTTAAAAGTATTAGAGATATTTGCTTTGCACCGTATCACTATAAAAGCACTTCTTCTCGTCATAAATGGAATTATTCTGAACCAAACGAATCTAGACTCGATACAACTATATGTTTTTCATGTGACATAATTGATAAATTTAAAGGAGAGCAGAGTAGATTCGATTTATATGGCTTCAAATCTACCGGTAACAGACGGCATTGCTGTTTGGACCAACTTGGACATATGAAATGGCTCGTTAGTATGGTAAGTTGGGATGTGACCTTATCTCTGTGTATGTAAACGCATGTGaatgggaggtaactctatGAAACAAACTTTTGAATGAATAGATACATCTGATAATTTAAAGGCATAGTATGCTACAGGGTAAAACGTTCATATACtataacaaattataattaGTGAATTTCCCTTAGTATGATTTCATTAGGAATAATTCAATGATTTCATTAGGAATAATTCAATCCCTTAGTATAATTTCATTAGGAATAATTCAATCTTtgcatttttattcattttttcatgtcTACTTATATAGTGTATTGGATTCAAACTGTAAAACAaactttaaagaaaaaaaatatttatttgtttcagATGAAAACGAATGAAATTTTGCAAGATGAAGTGAGGGACAATTCTTCGACTACAGTATGCCCAGTGAAGGCTACACTTGTGCCAATCCAAAATGGAAGTAAGTCTCTTATAAACATTTACCCTCTTACTCCTTCAGAAAATAACAACggtataatatacaatatatatatacccatatgTATTGCGTATTTTATTAAGAAAATCAATTTAATAAGACAGATCGTTGAAAAAAATggtaatgtatatttatgtatgtgGCATGTATcttaaattaattattataatattgtataatttcaGACAAGACCGATTTAAAACTGAACAATACGGCTTTGCAAACACACTGTAGAGGAGCTTCGATAAATGTGACAAAGGACGCCCTAGTGACCAGAAAGGACGGattgtatattgtgtacatgACTATGTCAGTAAAACTAGCTTCAAGACAAACAGAAGGGAACGGACAACATGGAAACATTGCATTGAAAGCATATCTTTTTTGCAGTAAATCTAAAAGGGGAAAATGTATTGAAATGGAGACATTTAACAAAACCATAACGTATAGTGACCAAAATTTTCATGTGTTTAATTTGTACACCGTGAAAAAATTTACAAATGGAGAACACTTT
It includes:
- the LOC117342692 gene encoding uncharacterized protein LOC117342692; the encoded protein is MITTMAHQPRKYANVAPKLPGRERKPSACESCKCTNCNDYESCNSCSVVNDGYLRTVHDEKPPVPCRQRRFTDDFSPEVCFRESMIQEDTPKHDTKRMKELDIQLPLPNIPIDFQKPEPFQHKVRKPSDTLPIPNATATPQPPLHTQRADVEPEHVTTNKVEQGRLAQVDITLPRRKSESRKRRTRQPRKVHVWMKFGTIVSIVLLIGLSYMIFKSIRDICFAPYHYKSTSSRHKWNYSEPNESRLDTTICFSCDIIDKFKGEQSRFDLYGFKSTGNRRHCCLDQLGHMKWLVSMMKTNEILQDEVRDNSSTTVCPVKATLVPIQNGNKTDLKLNNTALQTHCRGASINVTKDALVTRKDGLYIVYMTMSVKLASRQTEGNGQHGNIALKAYLFCSKSKRGKCIEMETFNKTITYSDQNFHVFNLYTVKKFTNGEHFYPVLSEPGYLYTTTKGNFIGVVEL